One window from the genome of Dioscorea cayenensis subsp. rotundata cultivar TDr96_F1 unplaced genomic scaffold, TDr96_F1_v2_PseudoChromosome.rev07_lg8_w22 25.fasta BLBR01001312.1, whole genome shotgun sequence encodes:
- the LOC120256164 gene encoding pentatricopeptide repeat-containing protein At2g22410, mitochondrial: MLSSTTHRALNLLPNCQSSLVHNQNLIFHPPHASLLLSLLDRCSSLRHLKQIHAQMILSNLISSPFAAGRLVAFCALSDTPALPYCVAVLRNLCNPNTFSWNVAIRGYSDSDDPKESIFLYKDMLRSSTRPDNRTFPFLFKACSKISGCFLTGNAVLGHVVQLGLISDVFIFNAALHMFAVCGGLVNARKLFDGSGVRDLVSWNTLINAYVQCGKPQEGLGLFREMEVGGVRPDEVTMIGLVSCCSQLQDLELGRNFHRYVEENELEFTVPLTNALMDMYIKCESLKPAENLFHGMKKRTAISWTTMIVGYAKFGLLDKARKVFDEMPEKDVIPWNALIAGYVQCRRGKEALALFHEMQTSDVKPNEVTMVSLLSACTQLGALDMGLWIHRYIEKQNFSLNVALGTALVDMYAKCGKIKKSLQVFEEIPERNALTWTSIICGLASHGCARDAIEHFHSMTEIGLVPDDVTFLGVLSACCHAGLVDEGRKYFAQMSSVYKLPPRIKHYSCMVDLLGRAGLLNEALEVVRTMHIEPDAVVWGALFFACRIHRNVSVGEYAAARLLELDPHDSGIYVLLANMYAEANMRDESDKVWELMKQKGVEKTPGCSLIEVDGMVHEFIVRDKSHQECKEIYACLTQLTKQINCDRTMADLY, from the coding sequence ATGCTGTCATCCACCACTCACCGCGCTCTCAACCTCCTCCCAAACTGTCAATCATCCCTTGTCCACAATCAAAATCTCATCTTTCATCCTCCCCACGCCTCCCTCCTCCTCTCCCTCCTCGATAGATGCAGCTCTCTTCGGCACCTCAAGCAAATTCACGCTCAAATGATCCTTTCCAACCTCATCTCCTCTCCATTCGCCGCCGGACGCCTTGTCGCCTTCTGCGCCCTCTCGGACACCCCTGCCCTTCCTTACTGCGTCGCTGTCCTTCGCAACCTCTGTAATCCCAATACATTCTCTTGGAACGTCGCCATTCGTGGCTACTCCGACAGTGACGATCCGAAAGAATCCATCTTTTTGTACAAAGACATGCTGAGAAGCAGCACCCGGCCAGATAACCGCACCTTTCCGTTCTTGTTCAAGGCTTGCTCTAAAATATCGGGATGCTTTCTGACGGGGAATGCGGTTTTGGGGCATGTTGTGCAGCTGGGTTTGATCTCTGATGTGTTTATTTTCAATGCTGCACTTCACATGTTTGCTGTTTGTGGTGGGCTGGTGAATGCCCGCAAGCTGTTCGATGGAAGTGGTGTGAGAGATCTTGTCTCTTGGAATACACTGATAAATGCTTATGTTCAGTGTGGGAAGCCTCAAGAAGGATTGGGTCTCTTTCGGGAGATGGAGGTGGGAGGTGTTAGGCCTGATGAAGTTACAATGATTGGATTGGTTTCATGTTGCTCGCAGTTGCAGGATTTAGAGCTTGGTCGGAATTTTCATCGATATGTTGAAGAAAATGAGTTGGAATTTACTGTCCCTCTGACCAATGCTCTGATGGATATGTATATCAAGTGTGAAAGTTTAAAGCCAGCAGAAAATTTATTTCATGGTATGAAGAAGAGGACAGCCATCTCGTGGACCACAATGATTGTGGGATATGCTAAATTTGGTTTGTTAGATAAGGCTCGAAAGGTCTTTGATGAGATGCCAGAGAAAGATGTTATCCCATGGAATGCATTGATAGCCGGGTATGTTCAGTGTAGACGAGGTAAAGAGGCTTTGGCTTTGTTTCATGAGATGCAAACTTCAGATGTAAAGCCAAATGAGGTCACCATGGTTAGTCTTTTATCTGCTTGCACTCAACTTGGAGCTCTAGATATGGGCTTGTGGATTCATCGTTACATTGAGAAACAAAACTTCTCCTTGAATGTTGCTCTTGGCACTGCTTTGGTGGACATGTATGCGAAATGTGGTAAAATTAAGAAATCACTTCAGGTCTTTGAGGAGATTCCTGAAAGAAATGCGCTAACGTGGACCTCTATTATTTGTGGTTTAGCAAGTCATGGATGTGCAAGAGACGCTATAGAACATTTCCATAGCATGACAGAAATCGGTTTAGTGCCAGATGATGTTACCTTTTTAGGTGTCTTATCAGCTTGTTGCCATGCTGGTTTGGTTGATGAAGGACGGAAGTATTTTGCTCAAATGAGCTCAGTATATAAGCTGCCACCCAGAATTAAGCATTATTCTTGCATGGTGGACCTGTTAGGCAGAGCTGGTCTCTTGAATGAGGCACTAGAGGTGGTAAGAACCATGCATATCGAGCCTGATGCCGTGGTATGGGGTGCTTTATTCTTTGCTTGCAGAATTCATAGAAATGTTTCTGTGGGTGAGTATGCAGCCGCAAGATTGCTTGAATTGGATCCACATGACAGCGGAATATATGTTTTGCTAGCAAACATGTATGCGGAGGCAAACATGAGGGATGAATCTGATAAGGTGTGGGAGTTGATGAAACAGAAGGGGGTAGAGAAAACTCCTGGTTGTAGTTTGATAGAGGTGGATGGCATGGTTCATGAATTCATAGTAagggataaatcacatcaagaGTGCAAAGAGATTTATGCATGTTTGACACAATtgactaaacaaataaattgtgATAGAACTATGGCTGACCTTTACTAA